CTCGGCCTCGGGTTGCGAAAAACCCAGCGCCATAAGTACAGGCAACGGGGCTGTATTCACATTTATCTGGCAGCCCGTGCCGGTTATCGGGTATACAGTGATATATCCCTTTATCTTATCGAAGAGCTCGCGGTTTACGCCCTTGACCAACAAGACCTCATCTATCGAGTCAAAAGGGAGATCCTTTTTCTTGTATCCCTCTCCAGTGTAATCATATTCATTATATTCCTGGGAACCGTCCTTGCGGATATCGTCTTCGTCGCGCCAATCTTCTATACTAGCCGCGATCTCGCCGGCGTCTCCTGTAAGGTCAAAATACTCGATAAGCCGCTTGATGACATCCCCGGGCGCGTTATTGATATTTATACGCGCTTCCTCGTCCTGGACGCCGTAAAAGACCCGTTTATCGGAAGAGGGATAACTTACGGTAAAGGTACCGGCCTCCCCTATCTTGATATCCTTAAAAAGCGGGTTGGCTTCCTCATCATTGCATGACCATTGCTCGTTCAAGGTATCCATAGTGTGGTTCTTCTTGCTGAGGATGACGGCCGCCGCGCGTTCTACACCGGCCTCGGAAAGGTACAGGGCAGCCGCGCTGTCCCTGTTAAAACCGGTAAGTTTCAGTTCAAGCCCCATCCTGCCGCCTATCCCAATTGAGAGTATAGCCAAAATCGCCAAAATCCACAAGGTTATAATAAGGATGGCGCCCTTCTTCAAGGAATAATCACCTCTTCGTCTTTCAGTATTCCTGTAGGTATCAATACCGTCCGGGTGACCGTAAGCGGTTCCGCCGAACCATCGGGGGTATACGTCAATAACACCTTGACGCCGAACGGAACTTCTTTATAATCTTCCTGCCAGGAATCACCCCATACAGGTCTTCCGTCTTTTTTGTATAAATACTGGAATTTAATGACTGACATCCCGGACGCCAACCGGGACCTCACCCCGGGGCCGCCCGAGGCGTTATCCTTATAGGTCTGCAATACCCTGTATACCGCTTTCTCCCCTTCGTCAAACTCGTATGTCACCCTGAATAGGCCGTTAACCGCCCTGCAGAAAGAGAGGGAATCCGCGCTCCCGGAAAATACTATCACCTGAGAATTGACGGCGTTCTTTAATTCGCGCGAGAGCATGCCCAAAAGATACCGGGCCTCCTGCCTGCTGCGGTAACTCCCCTCACCCTTCTGCCAGGCGCAGATGCCCACATTAAAGGAAAGATATATCGAGATAGAGACGATGGAGAATATCAGCATCGCTATCAATAATTCGATAAATGTGAACCCTGCGCGGCACTTTCTCATTCTACGCCTGCCTGGCCCTTAAGGTAAGTGCCTATTTCGATCTTCTCGTTGCGTTCCTTATT
The nucleotide sequence above comes from Candidatus Omnitrophota bacterium. Encoded proteins:
- a CDS encoding type II secretion system protein GspK, which produces MGLELKLTGFNRDSAAALYLSEAGVERAAAVILSKKNHTMDTLNEQWSCNDEEANPLFKDIKIGEAGTFTVSYPSSDKRVFYGVQDEEARININNAPGDVIKRLIEYFDLTGDAGEIAASIEDWRDEDDIRKDGSQEYNEYDYTGEGYKKKDLPFDSIDEVLLVKGVNRELFDKIKGYITVYPITGTGCQINVNTAPLPVLMALGFSQPEAETIIAARIGPDTPDNTHFVDKNDFIDFLSGANITSLTEANKALVSCGSNYYRVISKGYASGGRAVKTVTCVISVTGGSVLYWNEE
- a CDS encoding prepilin-type N-terminal cleavage/methylation domain-containing protein, with product MRKCRAGFTFIELLIAMLIFSIVSISIYLSFNVGICAWQKGEGSYRSRQEARYLLGMLSRELKNAVNSQVIVFSGSADSLSFCRAVNGLFRVTYEFDEGEKAVYRVLQTYKDNASGGPGVRSRLASGMSVIKFQYLYKKDGRPVWGDSWQEDYKEVPFGVKVLLTYTPDGSAEPLTVTRTVLIPTGILKDEEVIIP